The proteins below are encoded in one region of Tolumonas auensis DSM 9187:
- a CDS encoding calcium/sodium antiporter: protein MAMPLLAIILGLVVLVWSAERFVDGSAATARYFGMPPLLIGMVIVGFGTSMPEMVVSALAAIQGNPGIALGNAYGSNITNIALILGLTAVICPITIHSQILRKELPILTAITGVAIYQLWDGVLSRLDAIMLIVIFLLLMGWTVWQGMKQRSDAFADEMNTELSSQPNIPVRLALFRMISGLIILIISSRFLVWGAVSIAQQLGISDLIIGLTIVAIGTSLPELASSIVAARKGEDDIALGNIIGSNLFNTLMVVGIAGSISPQQTDPEILSRDILVMTLLTLSLFIFGVGMRKKKMISRSGGILLLGCFSGYTSYLVVTTFA from the coding sequence ATGGCTATGCCATTACTAGCTATAATATTAGGTCTGGTTGTACTGGTCTGGAGTGCCGAGCGGTTTGTTGACGGTTCAGCGGCAACAGCTCGCTATTTTGGAATGCCCCCGCTACTGATTGGTATGGTGATTGTCGGTTTCGGTACTTCAATGCCGGAAATGGTAGTATCTGCGCTGGCAGCCATACAGGGAAATCCCGGCATCGCTCTAGGTAATGCTTACGGTTCCAATATTACTAACATCGCCTTAATTCTTGGTCTGACTGCAGTCATTTGTCCGATTACTATTCATTCACAGATATTACGTAAAGAATTACCAATTCTGACAGCCATAACCGGTGTCGCTATCTATCAGCTATGGGATGGTGTGCTGAGCAGACTTGATGCCATCATGCTGATTGTCATTTTTCTTCTACTGATGGGCTGGACTGTCTGGCAAGGCATGAAACAGCGAAGCGATGCTTTCGCTGATGAAATGAATACCGAATTATCAAGTCAGCCGAACATACCTGTTCGCCTTGCATTATTCCGGATGATTAGCGGGTTAATTATTTTGATCATCAGCTCGCGGTTTCTGGTATGGGGAGCGGTTAGCATCGCGCAACAACTTGGCATCAGTGATTTAATTATTGGCCTGACTATTGTTGCTATTGGAACCTCCTTACCAGAACTGGCCTCTTCGATTGTTGCAGCACGCAAAGGTGAAGACGACATCGCTTTGGGCAACATTATCGGTTCAAATCTTTTCAATACACTGATGGTTGTCGGTATAGCCGGTTCAATTTCACCACAGCAGACCGATCCTGAAATTTTATCCCGCGATATTCTGGTAATGACGTTACTAACCCTGTCATTATTCATATTCGGTGTTGGCATGAGAAAGAAAAAAATGATCAGCCGATCCGGCGGAATTTTACTGCTGGGCTGCTTTTCGGGTTACACATCTTATCTGGTAGTGACTACATTTGCCTGA
- a CDS encoding iron-containing alcohol dehydrogenase codes for MSVMHFSVPRDIVYGENALQTLSTLKGKRAALVTGGSSMKRFGFLEQAQALLAKAGMTSIVIDGVEPNPSVATVQRGAQAMLEFEPDWIVAIGGGSALDAAKVMWCFYEHPHLKFEDIIAVGSMPPLRNKARFVAIPSTSGTASEITAFSVITDTENHIKYPIVAADMVPDLAILDPALPELMPPHITANTGMDVLAHATEAVASIAATSFTDPYAIEAIKLVLENLETAYSDPHNKEARFNMHNASALAGMAFTNASLGLVHSLAHKIGGEFGVTHGLANAILMPYIINFNRRFSDKYDRVEKLLGLTDLAESVRQLNAKLGIPCCFKACDEVDFAEAKFRDVLDRMSVNAHADPCTLTNPGKPTVADVKALYTAAYYGTAI; via the coding sequence ATGAGCGTAATGCACTTTTCTGTTCCCCGCGATATCGTCTATGGCGAAAATGCCCTTCAAACCCTTAGTACATTAAAAGGCAAACGAGCAGCACTGGTCACCGGTGGTAGTTCAATGAAGCGCTTTGGTTTTCTGGAGCAGGCACAGGCACTGCTGGCAAAAGCCGGCATGACCAGTATCGTCATTGATGGCGTGGAACCTAATCCGTCAGTAGCAACTGTTCAACGCGGCGCGCAAGCAATGCTGGAGTTTGAACCTGACTGGATTGTCGCAATTGGTGGCGGTTCGGCGCTGGATGCGGCCAAAGTGATGTGGTGTTTTTATGAACATCCTCACCTGAAATTTGAAGATATTATTGCTGTCGGCTCTATGCCGCCTCTGCGTAATAAAGCCCGTTTTGTTGCAATCCCTTCCACCAGCGGCACCGCTTCAGAAATCACTGCGTTTTCTGTTATTACTGACACCGAAAATCATATCAAATACCCGATTGTAGCAGCCGATATGGTGCCTGATCTGGCGATCCTTGATCCGGCTCTGCCTGAATTGATGCCACCGCATATCACAGCAAATACCGGTATGGATGTACTGGCTCATGCAACCGAGGCTGTTGCGTCTATCGCTGCGACATCATTCACAGATCCTTATGCCATTGAAGCCATCAAGCTGGTGCTGGAAAATCTGGAAACAGCGTATAGCGATCCGCATAACAAAGAAGCCAGATTCAACATGCACAATGCGTCTGCGCTGGCAGGCATGGCATTTACCAATGCGTCTTTAGGTCTGGTACATTCTCTGGCACATAAAATCGGTGGTGAATTCGGTGTCACTCACGGTCTGGCAAATGCCATTCTGATGCCTTATATCATCAACTTTAATCGCCGGTTCAGCGACAAATATGATCGGGTGGAGAAATTGCTGGGTCTGACTGATCTGGCGGAATCGGTACGGCAACTGAATGCCAAACTAGGCATTCCATGCTGTTTCAAAGCGTGTGATGAGGTGGATTTTGCTGAAGCCAAATTCCGCGATGTACTGGATCGTATGAGTGTGAATGCACACGCAGATCCTTGCACACTGACTAACCCGGGCAAACCGACTGTAGCTGATGTTAAAGCACTTTATACTGCCGCTTATTACGGTACCGCTATTTAA
- a CDS encoding nucleoside deaminase: MCQHHCTAITQAPQAQLAIHLPDWINQVVDWQQALHSDEEKMTLAIELARQNVLRGTGGPFASIIVHRQSGVLLSVGVNQVVAQNNSTLHGEVMAIMLGEQRLQQFSLNSQSGEYELFTSCEPCAMCMGAILWSGVKRLVCAATGEDARAIGFDEGPVFEQSYEYLSNAGIEVSRNVQQPAGKAVLELYLQEGGKLYNGKANS; the protein is encoded by the coding sequence GTGTGTCAACACCACTGCACAGCAATTACCCAGGCCCCGCAAGCTCAGCTGGCCATTCATCTGCCGGATTGGATCAATCAGGTAGTGGACTGGCAACAAGCCCTGCATTCCGATGAAGAAAAAATGACCCTGGCAATTGAACTGGCACGTCAGAATGTTCTGCGTGGCACCGGTGGCCCGTTCGCCAGCATCATTGTCCACCGTCAGAGCGGCGTCTTATTAAGTGTCGGTGTAAATCAGGTTGTAGCGCAGAATAACTCCACACTGCATGGCGAAGTCATGGCTATCATGCTGGGTGAGCAACGTCTGCAACAGTTCAGCCTGAACAGCCAGTCCGGTGAATATGAACTATTCACCTCCTGTGAACCATGTGCCATGTGTATGGGGGCGATCCTTTGGTCTGGAGTCAAACGTTTGGTCTGCGCCGCTACGGGAGAAGATGCCCGTGCTATTGGTTTTGACGAAGGCCCGGTATTTGAACAATCGTATGAATATCTGAGTAACGCCGGGATTGAAGTGAGCCGTAATGTGCAACAACCGGCAGGAAAAGCCGTACTTGAACTCTATTTGCAGGAAGGCGGTAAACTTTATAACGGCAAAGCAAATAGCTGA
- the thpR gene encoding RNA 2',3'-cyclic phosphodiesterase gives MQRRLFFALPAQSVASALHHCQQQLHEEGHRKPVNANNFHLTLHFLGMQDEHILPQLYQVAAELRSPPFELTLDQYGLFRHAHCLWLGPQHPAPPLLHLVNRLGESLTQLGLPVSTDYRPHITLFRNARAMTQCPAPALRLQVSEFILYESISAADGVWYKPLRRWPLLNQSVDEKQQ, from the coding sequence ATGCAACGCCGTCTCTTTTTTGCACTACCGGCACAATCAGTGGCCAGTGCCTTACATCATTGTCAGCAACAACTGCATGAAGAAGGACACCGCAAACCAGTCAATGCAAACAATTTTCATCTTACATTGCATTTTCTGGGCATGCAGGACGAGCATATTCTGCCGCAACTTTATCAGGTTGCCGCAGAACTACGCAGTCCACCCTTTGAGCTAACACTGGATCAATACGGTTTATTTCGTCATGCCCACTGCTTGTGGCTGGGACCGCAACACCCTGCCCCGCCCTTGCTGCATCTGGTAAACCGCTTAGGGGAATCGCTGACACAACTTGGCTTGCCTGTCAGCACAGATTATCGCCCTCATATCACATTGTTTCGTAACGCGCGCGCTATGACGCAGTGCCCTGCGCCTGCCCTGCGATTGCAGGTTTCAGAGTTCATTTTGTATGAATCGATCTCCGCTGCCGACGGTGTCTGGTATAAGCCATTACGGCGCTGGCCGTTACTTAATCAATCAGTTGATGAAAAGCAGCAATAG
- the dksA gene encoding RNA polymerase-binding protein DksA, translated as MSAEDNKKSLGPLAIAGVTPYQLAPGEEYMNDQQKEHFRKILEAWKNQLREEVDRTVDHMKDEAANFPDPVDRAAQEEEFALELRARDRERKLIKKIEKTLKKLEEDDFGYCESCGVEIGIRRLEARPTAELCVDCKTLAEIKEKQLVG; from the coding sequence ATGTCAGCAGAAGATAACAAAAAATCTCTGGGACCGCTGGCCATCGCGGGCGTCACCCCTTATCAGTTAGCCCCTGGTGAGGAGTACATGAATGACCAGCAGAAAGAGCACTTCCGGAAAATTCTGGAAGCATGGAAAAACCAGCTGCGTGAAGAAGTTGACCGTACCGTTGATCATATGAAAGATGAAGCGGCTAACTTCCCGGATCCGGTAGACCGTGCAGCACAGGAAGAAGAATTTGCGCTGGAATTACGTGCCCGTGATCGTGAGCGTAAATTAATCAAGAAAATCGAAAAGACACTGAAAAAGCTGGAAGAAGATGACTTCGGTTATTGCGAATCCTGCGGTGTTGAAATCGGTATTCGTCGCCTTGAAGCGCGCCCGACCGCTGAACTGTGCGTCGATTGCAAAACACTGGCTGAAATCAAAGAAAAACAGCTGGTTGGCTAA
- the gluQRS gene encoding tRNA glutamyl-Q(34) synthetase GluQRS translates to MTYIGRFAPSPSGPLHFGSLIAAVGSYLRARSQQGRWLVRIEDLDPPREQPGAAAGILRTLEQFGLYWDGAVMYQSQRHERYQAVLDDLYRQGKTYHCHCTRAQIQAAGGFYPGTCRDRHYPPENAAVRLKVDAPCLSFHDQLLGLVEVEPHLASEDFILKRRDGLFAYNLAVVIDDADSGITEVVRGADLLDPTVRQITLYQQLGWKVPDWLHLPLALQDNGLKLSKQNHAPSIEELPVAATLCRALAFLGQPLPEQAADMSAEALLKWAVKHWQLSLVPTAASVHHH, encoded by the coding sequence ATGACTTATATCGGACGCTTTGCCCCTTCCCCATCAGGCCCGTTACATTTCGGTTCTCTGATTGCTGCAGTTGGCAGTTATCTGCGTGCCCGTTCACAACAAGGACGCTGGCTGGTACGCATCGAAGATCTCGATCCGCCACGTGAACAACCCGGCGCGGCTGCAGGTATTTTACGTACACTGGAACAATTCGGCCTGTACTGGGATGGTGCGGTGATGTATCAGAGTCAGCGCCATGAACGCTATCAGGCTGTACTGGATGACTTATACCGGCAGGGAAAAACCTATCATTGCCACTGTACCCGGGCACAGATCCAGGCTGCTGGTGGTTTCTACCCCGGCACCTGCCGTGACCGGCATTATCCGCCGGAGAATGCTGCCGTACGTCTGAAAGTCGATGCTCCTTGCCTCTCCTTTCATGATCAATTGTTAGGCTTGGTAGAAGTTGAACCGCATCTCGCCAGCGAAGATTTTATCCTGAAACGCCGGGATGGTTTATTTGCCTATAATCTGGCGGTCGTAATTGATGATGCCGACAGTGGCATTACCGAAGTGGTGCGGGGCGCTGATTTACTGGATCCGACGGTTCGGCAGATCACCTTGTATCAGCAACTCGGCTGGAAAGTACCGGACTGGCTGCATTTGCCACTGGCACTGCAGGATAATGGTCTGAAACTGTCAAAACAAAACCATGCACCATCGATTGAAGAATTACCGGTGGCTGCAACGCTGTGCCGGGCTCTGGCCTTTTTGGGCCAGCCGCTGCCGGAACAGGCCGCTGATATGAGTGCAGAAGCATTATTGAAATGGGCGGTAAAACACTGGCAGTTATCGCTGGTGCCGACAGCAGCCAGTGTTCATCATCATTAA